The window CGGCAATGGGTTGCGCAGGTGGCCGAAGCGGGAGCGACCGGCATCAAGTTTTTCGGCGCGCCACCAGACATCATGAAAGCCGCGCTGGACGAGGCGAAGAAACGCGGTCTGCGCACGGCTTGTCATCATGCTCAGCTCGCTGTGACCCGGATGAATGTCGTGGATACCGCACGGTGGGGATTGACCAGCATGGAGCATTGGTATGGTTTGCCAGAAGCGTTGTTCACCGACCGCGTCGTGCAGGATTATCCGCCTGATTACAACTATAATGATGAGCAACACCGTTTCGGACAAGCTGGCCGGCTGTGGAAACAAGCGGCTAAACCGGGCAGCGAAAGGTGGAATGAGGTCATCTCCATTCTGGTATCGCATGACTTCACCATAGTGCCAACGTTGACCATTTACGAAGCGAGCCGCGACCTGATGCGTGCCATGCGCGCCGAGTGGCACGATGAATATACACTGCCCACGCTCTGGCGATGGTACGCGCCCAATCGCGATGCGCACGGCTCTTACTGGTTTGATTGGACAACTACGGACGAAATTGAATGGAAGCGGAATTATCAACTTTGGATGACATTCATCAATGATTACAAGAATCGTGGCGGACGTGTCGCCGTCGGCAGCGATGCCGGATTCATCTACAAGCTCTTCGGGTTTGATTACATTCGCGAGTTCGAGTTGTTGCAAGAGGCCGGCTTCCATCCGCTGGAGGTGATTCGCTCGGCCACGCTGCTGGGCGCAGAGTTGATCGGTCGGGAGAAAGAGCTTGGCAGCATCCAGGTCGGCAAGAAAGCCGATATGGTCATTGTTGGCGAAAATCCGCTGGCCAATTTCAAAGTGCTTTACGGCACAGGCGCAATACGACTCAATGATCAGACAGGTCGTGTTGAGCGCGTCGGCGGCGTCAAATGGACGATCAAAGACGGCATCATTTATGACGCTAAGGCGCTACTGAATGATGTTCGCACGATGGTCGCTCAAGCTAAACAAGCAGAGGCAGCAGCCAGCAACAAGCCGAACGCTGCAACCAAATAACGTCGCAGGGGCCGTGGA is drawn from Blastocatellia bacterium and contains these coding sequences:
- a CDS encoding amidohydrolase family protein; translation: MRRGLTPAVDAPPRKEGLGPYKRLVIRGGTLIDGTGAPPVGPVDIVIEGDRIAEIRSVGVPKMPIRPERRPAAGDYELDASGMYILPGFIDAHAHIATPMHGAVGKMLPSEYVFKLWLAHGITTVREVGSGNGLRWTLAHKKKSEANEITAPRIEAYATFAYAERGKGLATPELARQWVAQVAEAGATGIKFFGAPPDIMKAALDEAKKRGLRTACHHAQLAVTRMNVVDTARWGLTSMEHWYGLPEALFTDRVVQDYPPDYNYNDEQHRFGQAGRLWKQAAKPGSERWNEVISILVSHDFTIVPTLTIYEASRDLMRAMRAEWHDEYTLPTLWRWYAPNRDAHGSYWFDWTTTDEIEWKRNYQLWMTFINDYKNRGGRVAVGSDAGFIYKLFGFDYIREFELLQEAGFHPLEVIRSATLLGAELIGREKELGSIQVGKKADMVIVGENPLANFKVLYGTGAIRLNDQTGRVERVGGVKWTIKDGIIYDAKALLNDVRTMVAQAKQAEAAASNKPNAATK